In one Melopsittacus undulatus isolate bMelUnd1 chromosome 4, bMelUnd1.mat.Z, whole genome shotgun sequence genomic region, the following are encoded:
- the LOC115946265 gene encoding uncharacterized protein, with translation MVGDELDEATRDRMRRRSEMLSKEMARMLQELEQAEEMKRIEQNGVTWSGLLSAALWTWKFWVIAILLLLLIVGLCCCFSKISPERFLPELGPAMGVGSAFDCWRPQEDDPVYRMLVILKPPRGHTFCLEPGTVENESRICVKLKCTCIAQQMVGPMLCFLHSPEEQLTKEQKPSLLHTLCTDSCLDVQKTACWFRDLVRENKASTPLLPSCYYSLAVLPSRRSCRVAIQRTCGRTTLVEMIFGVQLGNSDIFMSSQEREGILSPSTTWTLTCAQAEAKFLWLMFGQTPDDSLHSLLHLCTRMLAGRGFFTSALKTVVMHLLTTTPPATCGHRTPNKLWNRSEWVHAVVESLVTACQESNFLSKAFFPELGSAMGVGSAFDCWSPQEDDPVYRMLVILKPPRGHTFCLEPGTVENESRICVKCTCTAEQMVGPMLCFLYSPEEQLTEEQKPSLLHTLCTGSCLDVQKTACWFWDLVRENKASTPLLPSCYYSLAVLPSRRSCRAAIQGTCGRTKLVEMILGVQLGNSDIFMSSQEREGILRPSTMWTLTCARAEAKFLWLMFGRTPDDSLHSLLHLCTRMLAGRGFFTYALKTVVMHLLTTTPPSGWHRTYFLLRLDDIMRYLNRCLEEKCLDHFFFGNQKIPEEIVLPPFLETAKPFNLFQHLAQDPAAHERAMREFKELQHRLTAQLLL, from the exons ATGGTCGGTGATGAGCTGGATGAAGCCACACGTGACCGCATGCGGCGGCGTTCGGAGATGCTTAGCAAGGAGATGGCTCggatgctgcaggagctggagcaggccGAGGAGATGAAGAGAATAGAGCAAAATGGTGTGACCTGGAGCGgcctgctctctgctgccttgTGGACCTGGAAATTCTGGGTGATCGCCATCTTGCTGCTCCTCCTGATTGTGGGGCTCTGTTGCTGCTTTAGCAAAATAAGCCCTgag CGTTTCTTGCCGGAGCTGGGACCAGCTATGGGAGTGGGCAGCGCCTTTGATTGCTGGAGGCCCCAGGAAGACGACCCTGTCTACCGTATGCTCGTGATCCTGAAGCCCCCCCGTGGCCACACTTTCTGCCTGGAACCAGGCACCGTGGAAAACGAGTCCCGCATCTGTGTGAAGCTGAAGTGCACATGCATTGCTCAGCAGATGGTGGGGCCCATGCTGTGCTTCCTTCACAGCCCCGAGGAGCAGCTCACAAAGGAGCAGAAGCCCAGCCTCCTGCACACCCTCTGCACCGACTCCTGTCTAGATGTGCAGAAAACTGCTTGCTGGTTCCGGGATTTGGTGAGGGAAAACAAGGCAAGCACGCCTCTCTTACCTTCATGTTACTACTctctggctgtgctgccctCCAGACGCTCCTGCAGAGTGGCAATTCAACGTACCTGTGGGAGAACCACGCTCGTTGAGATGATCTTTGGCGTGCAGCTGGGCAACTCAGACATCTTCATGAGCAGTCAGGAAAGAGAGGGTATCCTGAGCCCAAGCACAACGTGGACATTGActtgtgcccaggcagaggCAAAGTTCTTGTGGCTGATGTTTGGTCAGACCCCAGATGACAGCTTACACAGCCTCCTGCATCTCTGCACCCGCATGCTGGCGGGCAGAGGCTTTTTCACCTCTGCCTTGAAGACGGTGGTGATGCACCTCCTGACCACCACACCCCC CGCAACATGTGGTCACCGAACACCGAACAAACTGTGGAACCGGAGCGAGTGGGTGCATGCAGTGGTGGAAAGCCTCGTCACTGCTTGCCAAGAGTCCAATTTCTTGTCCAAGGCTTTCTTCCCGGAGCTGGGATCAGCTATGGGAGTGGGCAGCGCCTTTGATTGCTGGAGTCCCCAGGAAGACGACCCTGTCTACCGTATGCTCGTGATCCTGAAGCCCCCCCGTGGCCACACTTTCTGCCTGGAACCAGGCACCGTGGAAAACGAGTCCCGCATCTGTGTGAAGTGCACATGCACTGCTGAGCAGATGGTGGGGCCCATGCTGTGCTTCCTTTACAGCCCCGAGGAGCAGCTCACAGAGGAGCAGAAGCCCAGCCTCCTGCACACCCTCTGCACCGGCTCCTGTCTAGATGTGCAGAAAACTGCTTGCTGGTTCTGGGATTTGGTGAGGGAAAACAAGGCAAGCACGCCTCTCTTACCTTCATGTTACTACTctctggctgtgctgccctCCAGACGCTCCTGCAGAGCGGCAATTCAAGGTACCTGTGGGAGAACCAAGCTCGTTGAGATGATCCTTGGCGTGCAGCTGGGCAACTCAGACATCTTCATGAGCAGCCAGGAAAGAGAGGGTATCCTGAGGCCAAGCACAATGTGGACATTGACTTGCGCCCGGGCAGAGGCAAAGTTCTTGTGGCTGATGTTCGGTCGGACCCCAGATGACAGCTTACACAGCCTCCTGCATCTCTGCACCCGCATGCTGGCAGGCAGAGGCTTTTTCACCTATGCCTTGAAGACGGTGGTGATGCACCTCCTGACCACCACACCCCCGTCAGGCTGGCACAGGACATATTTCCTGCTGCGGCTGGATGACATCATGAGGTACCTGAACCGCTGCCTGGAGGAGAAATGCCTCGACCACTTCTTCTTTGGGAACCAGAAGATTCCTGAGGAGATCGTCTTGCCCCCATTCTTGGAAACAGCCAAGCCATTCAACCTCTTCCAGCATCTGGCGCAGGATCCGGCTGCCCACGAGCGGGCAATGCGTGAGTTCAAGGAGCTGCAACATCGGCTTACAGCACAGCTCTTACTCTAG